TTGAAAAATATTTACTTCCTTCTGTAATAGTTACTGCATATTTTGTTAAAAAATATCCAACAAATAAACCGATAAATAGAGTTCCTGTAATTCCAAAATTGAATTTTCTAAACTTTATATCTCCAAACAAATTTCCTAAAGTCATCGTAAAAAACAATAATACCAATGAATTAAAAATAAAACCAATTAAATCAAAGTGCATAAAATTTCCTCCCTAACAAAAAATAATGTTTATTTTAGCATATTTTTAAATGAATTTAAAGTATTTTATTATAATAAAAAGTGGCTATTGCAAATATACTCATTGATTTGTTTGCAACAGCCTCTTAATAACTAATATTATCTTTTATTATGTCTCATCCAAGGTGGAATATCAATTTCTCCACTATCATCTGGTTCTTTTTTCCTTTCAGTTTCTTTTAAAGGTTCAGTTGGTTTTCCACTTTCCATCTTTATAGGAGATTCACTATTTGATTCAACACCTTCTTTAAAATTATTTGCTATAATTGTGATTTCAATTCTGTCTGTAAATTCAGGTACTATTGTAACTCCAAACATAACATCTTCAATTTTCTTTCCAGCTGCCTGCCTAATTACATCAGTAACTGTTTGAGATTCACTTAACCCAACATCTTGAGATGTCATTAAGTTGATAAGAATTTTGTCAGCTCCTTGAATGGATTTTTCAAGTAATGGAGATTGTAAAGCTTTTTCAGCAGCTTTCATAGCTCTATTTTCTCCTTCTCCATCTCCAAATCCTAAGACTGCAACTCCTGAATCTTTTAAGACAGACTTAATATCAGCAAAATCAAGATTTATAAATCCTTGTCCTAAAACTAAATCAACTACTGCCTTTATACCTATTCTTAAAATATTATTAGCTTCTTTAAAAGCATTTTGTAAAGTTATAGATTTATCTGGTAAATCAAATAATTTATCATTAGGTATGATAACTAAGCTGTCAACATTGGCCCTTAAAAGCTCAATTCCAGTTTCAGCATTATTTTTTCTTCTTTCTCCTTCAAAATTAAACGGTTTTGTTACCACAGCAACTGTTAATACATCAAGTTCTTTTGCTATCTTAGCTATAACCGGTGCAGCACCTGTTCCAGTTCCTCCACCCATTCCTGCTGTAATAAATAGCATATCTGTTCCTTTTAAAAGTTCTTGAATTTTTTCAATGTCTTCTTCTGCTGCTAGTCTTCCTACTTCTGGTTCAGCTCCTGCACCCTGTCCTCTAGTCAGTTTTTCCCCAATCTGTAATTTTCTATCAGCAAGTGATTTCTCTAAATCTTGTTTGTCTGTATTTGCTGCTATATATTCTACTCCTGTTACTCCTGAGTAAAGCATATCATTGATGGCATTTCCTCCACCTCCACCAACACCTATTACTTTTATTTTAACAAGATCTTTTATTGCATCTGTCATAAGTATCCTCCTTATTTTAGGCTTAAAAAAGTTCCCCAAACCATTTGATGAATTTTTTAAAATTACTCTCTTCTTTTTTAGATTCTCTTTCTTCAATCTCACCTAAAAAATTATCAATTTCTTCCTTTCTATCCATTTTTTTATCAATAATTTTATTATTTAAAGTTGTTTCTTCTTTTATTTTTTCTTTAGCAGCCGCTTGTCTATTTTCTTCAATATATGCTTTGTATTCTCGTTCCATATCTTCTAAAAATACTCCAATGGCAACTGCATCACTATAAAAAGCATCTTTTAAGCCTTTTAAAGGAATTGGTAACATCTTTCTAGTTAAATAACCTGATCTACTAGCAATTTGTTCTGATACTCCTTCTATCTCAACTGCTCCACCAGTTAAAACTATCCCTTTAGCCAGATGTCCATTAAAACCTGACTCATCAATTGTAGAACTAATAAAATCTATAATATCATCTGTTCTAGCTAAAATTATATCTTTAATTTCTCTTAACAAGATTTTTTTAGCTCCATACCTTATTGTATTATCAGCTTCTATTTGCTTATTTTTTAGTTTATTTAATATCTCTTCTGCACCCTCTTTTGGAATTTTAAGTATTATTGATAGATCTGAAACATAATGCATTTCACCTATTGGTTTAGTTTTAGCATATAGAACTTTTCCATATTTTAAAATTATTATACTTGTTGAGCCATAACCAATATCTACATGGGCTACTCCCATCTTTTTAGTTTCTTCATCAAGTGTACCCTTTGCTGAAGCATAAGAGTTTAAATATATTCTATCTACATCTATTCCAACTTTATTTACAACTTGTATAAACTTTTGAACATAAGCCTCTTCAACATATATTAAATGTATATCTGCTTGCAGTTCTTTTCCAACCATACCTATTGGCTGCCTTACGATTCCAGGACCATCCAATTTTTTATTGTATATTTCCTTATATAATATTCGATACTGTCCTTCTTTACTGCCAAAAATTTGCCTTTTAGCCTGTTTTAGTAAATTATCCATATCTATTTTTTCAATTTCTTTTTCAGGAAATGAACTCTTCACATTTACAGTAGCTGAACAAATCCCAGGTCCTCCTAATGCAAGCGAAAGCTTTGTAATCGGTGATTCAACACTTTCTGCTTTACTTATCGCTTCTTTAAGGGCTTCTGCTAGTGTTTCTGGATTTTCTATTAAAGATTTGCTTATACCATTACTTTTAGTTTTTACATAATCCGTAACAGCTATTTTTTCAAAATCTGAACTCATTTCTCCAACTAATAATTTTATTTTATTGTTTCCAATATCAAGAGCTACTTTTCTTATTACATCATCTTTCATTTGCCATCACCTATATATTTTATTATGTAATCATTAAATCTTAAATCTATATAGTCAATCTTTCTTTCCTTTGACATATTAAAATAAAGTTGTTCTGCTATCAAATATCTTTTATTTTCTTTCTCTTTGTTTATTTTATCATTATCTTTTATTCTATTAGTTTTTATTTTCACACCATCAGTTAATATTATAACAAACTCTTTATCATTTACTTTATATATCTGAGATATCTTTTTAAAGATTGCTAAATCTGAAATCTCATTTAAAAATTCCGATATTTCTCTTATTTCCTCTTCACTATTAGCAATAATAAAGGGAACTCCTTCCACTTCTTTTTCATTTAGATATGCAAATATTTTCCCTTCTCTATCTGTCAGGTAAATATTTTTTCCTATAACAGCATAGTAAGCTAAATCTTTTTCTTTAACATTAATACTTATCTCTCCTAAAGATTTCTTTTCTACCGTTGCACTTTCTACTCTTACATCTCTTTCTATAAATTCTTTTATTTCATTGCTATCTATATAAATATTGCTTTTATTATATAACTTTTCAGCAAGCTTTGTCAATTCACTCTGTAACATTTTTGAATTATCTGTAATATTTACTTTATCTATATTAAAGTAGTCTAACCTGAAAAAATTTTGTGGCAGCATATAAATTAAATAAATTATTCCACTTAAAAATAGCAATCTTATTCCCATCAGTTCTCCTAATTATTTCAAAAATGTTTCAACTGTTATTCTTACAACATCATCAAAAGTATAACCTTGAAGAGTTGCTAAATCAGGAATTAAACTTGTTTTTGTCATTCCTGGTGAAGAATTTACTTCCAAGAAATAAAGTTCTCCTTCACTTAGTATAAAATCACTTCTTGAAATTCCTTTCATCCCAAATTCGTTATGAATTTTTTCAGCTATTTTCATAGCTTCTTTATATGATTTATCTTCTATTCTAGCAGGAAATTCATGAATTGAACCTCCCTTAGCATATTTTGAATCATAATCATATAGCACATCTGCTTGAGGTATAATTTTTAATACTCCCAAAGCTTTTCCATTTAAAACACCAACTGTCAATTCATCTCCAACAATATAATCTTCTATTATTGGCTTTGCTAGTTTCTTAACAGCTTCTTCTGCTTCTTCTTTATTATTACATAAGAATAACCCTTTACTAGAACCTTCATCAAGTGGCTTTATTATAACTGGAAATCTTTCGATTTCCTCAATAGTCCTATATGCTTTTGGTACTTTTATTCCAACACTCTGTGCAATTTGTTTAGTTTTATTTTTATCCATAGTCATTGCACTGGCAAGAACTCCTGAACCAGTATATTTTTTTCCTAAAATATCTAATACTGCTTGTATCTTTCCATTTTCTCCATTACCACCATGTAAAACTAAATATGCTAAATCATAGTCATTATCAATAAAGGCTGACACTTGATTCTTTTCATCTAAAACTACACCATATGCATCATATCCTTGTCTTATTAAACTTTCTAATACTGCTTCTCCACTTTTTAAAGAAATTTCTTTTTCTGAAGAAGTTCCTCCCATAAAAACTGCAATTCTCATCTATTTCGCCTCTTATTTAACAATTATTATTTCTTCTTCTAATTTTATTCCAAATTTTTCAAAAACTGATTTTTTTACCAATGTTAAAATATCTGTAATATCTTTAAATGTTGCATTACCTAAATTCAATACAAAATTTGGGTGCTTTTCTGCTATCTGTGCATTGCCTATTATAGTTCCCTTTAAGCCACATTCTGAAATTAATCTTGCTGCAAAATCTCCTTCTGGATTTTTAAATGTACTTCCTAGACTTGGTTTATCTAAAGGATGTTTACTTTCCCTTAATTCTTTTATTTCTTTTACTCTTTCTATATCAAAACCATTGTCAAATTTAAAAGTTGCACTTAAGACTAACCAATTTTTATCTTGAATTTCTGTTTTTCTATATGATACTTTTAAATCTTCTTTTTTTATTTCTCTTATTTGATGTTTTTCATCAAAAACTTCAATAGATACTATTCTGTCAAATATTTCTGTTCCAAAAGCACCACCATTCATATATACAAGTCCACCAATAGAACCAGGTATTCCAAATAAGCTTTCAATTCCAGTGTAATTTTTATCTTTCATAAAATCTATCAGTTCTTTTAAGTTTGCCCCTGTTTCAACCTTAACTAGATTATTTCCCAAATCTTCTATTTTATTTAGTTTTTTAGTACAAACAAAAGTTTTATCCATAAAGTCATCAGTAAATAAAACATTTGTTCCATTTCCTAAAAAGAATATATTAGTGTTTTCTTTATCATTAAATACATTGATTATATCCTCTTTATTTTCAAGTATAATTAATTTTTTGGCTTTTCCTCCAATTCTCATATTTGAATAATTTTTCATTTCTTGATTAACAAAAACTTTCATTCAGACATTCCTTCCAATTCTTCTGCAATTTCATGAGCTAAAGTTGATATATCACCTGCTCCCATAAAAATATATGTTGAGTCTTTTTTTACCCTAGATACATATCTTTTTATATCTTTCCATTCATTCATATTTTCAACATTATTATGATTTATATGTTCTTTTAATATTTCACTTGAAATATTAAATTCATTTTTTTCTCCTGCTGCATATATAGGTAAAAGTATTACCTTATCTACATCTTTAAAAGCGTCTTTAAATTCATCTAATAAAAAGTGAACTCTACTATATCTATGAGGTTGGAATATCACAACTAGTCTTGAAGTATCTATACTTTTTATAGCTTTTAAAGTAGCTTTTATTTCAGTTGGGTGATGAGCATAATCATCAATTATCCTAACTCTTTTAGTTTTATTTCCATAACCATTTTCTAATTCTTTATCAAATAAAACATCATATCTTCTTTTTGAACCTTTAAATTTATTTAAAGCTTCTTGAATTTCTTCTTTACTAACTCCAAATTTTAAAGCTAAATAAATTACAGGTAAAGAATTTAATATATTATGTTCACCTGGAATATTTAAAGAAAATTCTCCTATCAATTTTTTATTTATATAAAGTTCAAAGATTGTTTTTCTGTCTACTATTCTGATATTTTTGGCATATATATTTGCATTTTCATCTTTTACTGAATAAGTAGTTACAGTTTTTTCTTCTGGTAATTTTGTTATAGCATCTTTCATATTTTGGCAATCAATACATATTATAGCTTCCTTTTGTGTATGGCAGATGAATTCTATAAAAGATTTTTTTATGTTGTTAAGATTTCCATGTACATCTAAATGGTCAGCATCTATATTAGTGATAACTGAATATTTGGGATTCATAAATAAAAATGAATTATCACTTTCATCTGCTTCTGCTATAAAGTATTCACTCTTCCCTGGTTTTGCATTAGATTTTATTTCTGGTAATATACCTCCAACAACTATTGTTGGATCTTTTGATAACATCACTGCTGAAAGCATAGATGATGTTGTTGTCTTACCATGAGTCCCTGCTATTGCTATTCCTGTTTCTCTGTTTAAAAGTTTAGCAAGTAGTTCTCCTCTTTTTAACAGTTTTATTCCATGACTTTTTACATAAGAAAGTTCTGGATTAGTTTCTTTTATAGCTGTTGAAGCTATAACATAGTCCGCTCCCTTTACATTTTCTTCATCATGTTCATTATATACAGTTATCCCCATAGACAAGAGCTCTTCTGTTACATAGTTTGTACAAATATCAGCTCCCTTTACATCATAACCCTTGCATTTCATTATTTTAGCAAGCCCGCTCATTCCTATCCCATTTATCCCAATAAAGTAAATTTTTTCCATTGATTTAATTCCTCCAAATATCTAGACTTGCTATAATTTCTTCAGCTGCATTAGGTTTTTTTAATGGCTTTAACCTAATTCTCATCTTTTTTAATTTTTCATCATTTCTAATAATTTCAAATACTTTTTTTATTGCATCATCTAATTCATCTCTTGTAAAAACATAAGCTGCATTATAATCGGTAAGAACTTTTGCATTTTCATATTGCCCAACCTTAATAGAACCATAAGGAATTATGATTGCAGGCTTTTCAAGCTCTATAATTTCAGATATAGTCAATGCTCCTGCTCTACATATTATTAAATCAGCAGCAGCCATTACATTTAACATATCATTAAAATATGGTTCTATTCTGTCATTTTCTTTTTTAGTTTTTAGCACTTTTTTCAATTGCTCAAAATTATTACCTGTTGCCCAGTATACTCTAAGATTTTTATCAGCACAGAATTTTTCCCAATATTTCATAACAATATTATTAATTTCTTGTGCTCCTAAACTTCCACCAGTAATCAATAATACTTTTTCATTAGGTTTTATACCTAACTTTTCTCTTTCGGTAGCATATCTTAAACCATCTATTTCTTTTCTTAATGGATTTCCAGTTACTTTAAATCTACTTTGTGATTTTACAGGAATATCATCATAAGTTTTATCAAAAGCTAAAAAGGTCATTTTTGCAACCTTATAGAACATTTTATTTGCAGAACCAATATTTACATTTTGCTCTTGTAAATACATTTTCTTTCTAAGTAACATTCCTGCAATAATAACAGGTACAGATATATAATTTCCAAAACCTATAATAGCATCAGGTTTTTCTTCTTTTACAATTCTGTAAGCTGATTTTATTGCTTTCAAATATTTTCTTATGTTTTTAAAGCCTCTTGGTACAGAAATATCTATCCCTATAAATCTATGACCACTTTCTGGAACTAAATCTTTTTCCATACGCTCTGTACTTCCAACAAATACTACCTCTATTCCTTTGCTTTTTAATCTATCAGCAACAGCTAATGCAGGATATATATGTCCTCCTGTTCCACCTGTTGTAAGCATCACTTTTTTCATTTTACACCTACCCAAAAATTTTCAAAACTAATTCTTTAAAAACTTTACCTCTATGCTCAAAAGAATTAAATTGGTCATAACTTGAAGTTGCTGGTGAAAGTAAAATAACCTCATCAGACTCTTCTGTAAATCTTTTTTTCATATCTTGAAGTGAATTTTCTAAATTTACTAACTTATGAATCTTACCGTCTTCATAACCTATCTTTTTAAGTTCACTTTCAATTTTATCAGCTATTACTCCAATTAAATAAACTTCTTTTATATTTTCCTTTATCATTTCTGCAAGTGGAGTTAAATCAACTCTCTTATCATAACCACCACAAATTAAAATACTATTTTTATTTGCTTGTATAGCAAATTTTGTAGAATCTACATTTGTTGCCTTAGAATCATTTATAAATTTTACTTTACCATAGTTAAAAAATAATTCTGTTCTATGTTCAAGTGGAGTTGCAATCATTAAAAATTCTTTTAATTTTTCTCTATCTATTTTTAAAATTTCTGCTGTTGCAACCATAAATAAAGTATTTTCTAAGTTATGTATACCTTTTAGACTCAATTTATCCACATCTATTATACTATTTTCGCCTTGACATATTCTATCATTTTCAATATAAATATCTGCTTTTTTAGATTTTGATACAGAAATTCTTTTTGCTTTTATTTGTTTTGCTCTTTTTTCGATTTCCACATCATCAATATTTTCTATAAAATATGAGTCTTCTGTTTGATTTTTTGTTATATTAAATTTTGTATCATAGTAGTCATCTAAACTCTTATATCTTTCTATATGATCTGGCCCCATATTTATTATCATAGAAATATAAGGTTTAAAGTTTTCAATATTTTCTAATTGAAATGAGCTAAGCTCTAATGAGATAAAATCTAAATCTTTCTCTTTTAATAAAACCTCTGAAAAAGATCTTCCAATATTTCCAGCATAGGCTGCTTTATATCCAGCATGATTTAAAAGATCAGAAATTTTTACTGTTGTTGTACTTTTTCCATTGGTCCCTGTTATAGCAATAATTTTTGTTTTTAGTCCTTTTTCTATCATATAATTATAAGCAATTTCTATTTCATCTAAAATTTTTATACCTCTTTTTTGAACTTCATTTACAAAATTGTTATATGGTATTCCTGGGCTTTTAATAAAAAACTCTATATCATCTAAGTGATTTAATGCTTCCTCTGATGTCATAGCTTTTTTATCATCAACTACAATAATTTCATAGCCTTTTTTTTCAAGTAATTCTTTTGCTCCTGTTCCACTTATTCCTAATCCATAAATCATTACTTTTTTCATTATAATATACCTCTCATTTTTATTGTACCTAAAGCTATTATACCAAATATAAGTGTCCCTATCCAAAATCTCATTGTCACTTTTGATTCAGGTATTCCCATTAACTCAAAATGATGATGAATAGGTGCCATTTTAAAAATTCTTTTTCCTCTTAATTTAAATGAACCAACTTGCAATATAACTGACAATGCTTCAAGAACAAATATAAATCCTATTATTGGCAACATTAATTCTTGTTTTAGAATAATTGCAATTACTCCTAAAATTCCTCCAAGAGTTAAAGAACCTGTATCTCCCATAAATATCTGTGCAGGATAGCAATTATACCAAAGAAAACCTAATCCTGCTCCTGTTACTGCTGCTAAGAATACTGATAATTCCCCAGAACCAATAGTATAAAATAAATGCAAGTGAGAACTCAATTCTGTATGTCCTGTGAAATATGCAATTACTCCTAAAATTGTTGAACAGATTATCATAGGCATTATAGCAAGTCCGTCTAGTCCATCAGTAATATTTACTGCATTTGAAGTTCCCATAAGTACAATTTGAATTAAGAAAAACATTCCTATTGCACCTATATAATAAGGATGTGCACTTATTGGATTAATTAATGCTAAATCAATCATTGGCCTACCTGTAAATCCAACAAAATATAGATAAGCCCATATAACTAAACCTATTATACCTTGAAATAATAACTTCTTTTTCCCTGCTAAACCTTTTTTACTCACTGTAAATTTTCTGTAATCATCTATAAAACCTATTGCTGCAAACATAATTGTAGAAAGCAAAACAAGCAATATCAACCTGTTTGTTAAATCATTAATAAATAAACTTGTCAAAAGTACAGCAGCTATGATTAAAACCCCTCCCATTGTTGGAGTACCTTTTTTAGAAAAATGTGAACTTGGTCCATCATCTCTTATCTCTTCACCAAATTTTTTAACTTTTAAATATTTAATAAATGGTTTTCCCACAAATAAAACTATAC
This portion of the Fusobacterium simiae genome encodes:
- the ftsZ gene encoding cell division protein FtsZ; this translates as MTDAIKDLVKIKVIGVGGGGGNAINDMLYSGVTGVEYIAANTDKQDLEKSLADRKLQIGEKLTRGQGAGAEPEVGRLAAEEDIEKIQELLKGTDMLFITAGMGGGTGTGAAPVIAKIAKELDVLTVAVVTKPFNFEGERRKNNAETGIELLRANVDSLVIIPNDKLFDLPDKSITLQNAFKEANNILRIGIKAVVDLVLGQGFINLDFADIKSVLKDSGVAVLGFGDGEGENRAMKAAEKALQSPLLEKSIQGADKILINLMTSQDVGLSESQTVTDVIRQAAGKKIEDVMFGVTIVPEFTDRIEITIIANNFKEGVESNSESPIKMESGKPTEPLKETERKKEPDDSGEIDIPPWMRHNKR
- the ftsA gene encoding cell division protein FtsA, whose protein sequence is MKDDVIRKVALDIGNNKIKLLVGEMSSDFEKIAVTDYVKTKSNGISKSLIENPETLAEALKEAISKAESVESPITKLSLALGGPGICSATVNVKSSFPEKEIEKIDMDNLLKQAKRQIFGSKEGQYRILYKEIYNKKLDGPGIVRQPIGMVGKELQADIHLIYVEEAYVQKFIQVVNKVGIDVDRIYLNSYASAKGTLDEETKKMGVAHVDIGYGSTSIIILKYGKVLYAKTKPIGEMHYVSDLSIILKIPKEGAEEILNKLKNKQIEADNTIRYGAKKILLREIKDIILARTDDIIDFISSTIDESGFNGHLAKGIVLTGGAVEIEGVSEQIASRSGYLTRKMLPIPLKGLKDAFYSDAVAIGVFLEDMEREYKAYIEENRQAAAKEKIKEETTLNNKIIDKKMDRKEEIDNFLGEIEERESKKEESNFKKFIKWFGELF
- a CDS encoding cell division protein FtsQ/DivIB; translated protein: MGIRLLFLSGIIYLIYMLPQNFFRLDYFNIDKVNITDNSKMLQSELTKLAEKLYNKSNIYIDSNEIKEFIERDVRVESATVEKKSLGEISINVKEKDLAYYAVIGKNIYLTDREGKIFAYLNEKEVEGVPFIIANSEEEIREISEFLNEISDLAIFKKISQIYKVNDKEFVIILTDGVKIKTNRIKDNDKINKEKENKRYLIAEQLYFNMSKERKIDYIDLRFNDYIIKYIGDGK
- a CDS encoding D-alanine--D-alanine ligase, which gives rise to MRIAVFMGGTSSEKEISLKSGEAVLESLIRQGYDAYGVVLDEKNQVSAFIDNDYDLAYLVLHGGNGENGKIQAVLDILGKKYTGSGVLASAMTMDKNKTKQIAQSVGIKVPKAYRTIEEIERFPVIIKPLDEGSSKGLFLCNNKEEAEEAVKKLAKPIIEDYIVGDELTVGVLNGKALGVLKIIPQADVLYDYDSKYAKGGSIHEFPARIEDKSYKEAMKIAEKIHNEFGMKGISRSDFILSEGELYFLEVNSSPGMTKTSLIPDLATLQGYTFDDVVRITVETFLK
- the murB gene encoding UDP-N-acetylmuramate dehydrogenase — protein: MKVFVNQEMKNYSNMRIGGKAKKLIILENKEDIINVFNDKENTNIFFLGNGTNVLFTDDFMDKTFVCTKKLNKIEDLGNNLVKVETGANLKELIDFMKDKNYTGIESLFGIPGSIGGLVYMNGGAFGTEIFDRIVSIEVFDEKHQIREIKKEDLKVSYRKTEIQDKNWLVLSATFKFDNGFDIERVKEIKELRESKHPLDKPSLGSTFKNPEGDFAARLISECGLKGTIIGNAQIAEKHPNFVLNLGNATFKDITDILTLVKKSVFEKFGIKLEEEIIIVK
- the murC gene encoding UDP-N-acetylmuramate--L-alanine ligase, which encodes MEKIYFIGINGIGMSGLAKIMKCKGYDVKGADICTNYVTEELLSMGITVYNEHDEENVKGADYVIASTAIKETNPELSYVKSHGIKLLKRGELLAKLLNRETGIAIAGTHGKTTTSSMLSAVMLSKDPTIVVGGILPEIKSNAKPGKSEYFIAEADESDNSFLFMNPKYSVITNIDADHLDVHGNLNNIKKSFIEFICHTQKEAIICIDCQNMKDAITKLPEEKTVTTYSVKDENANIYAKNIRIVDRKTIFELYINKKLIGEFSLNIPGEHNILNSLPVIYLALKFGVSKEEIQEALNKFKGSKRRYDVLFDKELENGYGNKTKRVRIIDDYAHHPTEIKATLKAIKSIDTSRLVVIFQPHRYSRVHFLLDEFKDAFKDVDKVILLPIYAAGEKNEFNISSEILKEHINHNNVENMNEWKDIKRYVSRVKKDSTYIFMGAGDISTLAHEIAEELEGMSE
- the murG gene encoding undecaprenyldiphospho-muramoylpentapeptide beta-N-acetylglucosaminyltransferase is translated as MKKVMLTTGGTGGHIYPALAVADRLKSKGIEVVFVGSTERMEKDLVPESGHRFIGIDISVPRGFKNIRKYLKAIKSAYRIVKEEKPDAIIGFGNYISVPVIIAGMLLRKKMYLQEQNVNIGSANKMFYKVAKMTFLAFDKTYDDIPVKSQSRFKVTGNPLRKEIDGLRYATEREKLGIKPNEKVLLITGGSLGAQEINNIVMKYWEKFCADKNLRVYWATGNNFEQLKKVLKTKKENDRIEPYFNDMLNVMAAADLIICRAGALTISEIIELEKPAIIIPYGSIKVGQYENAKVLTDYNAAYVFTRDELDDAIKKVFEIIRNDEKLKKMRIRLKPLKKPNAAEEIIASLDIWRN
- the murD gene encoding UDP-N-acetylmuramoyl-L-alanine--D-glutamate ligase, producing the protein MKKVMIYGLGISGTGAKELLEKKGYEIIVVDDKKAMTSEEALNHLDDIEFFIKSPGIPYNNFVNEVQKRGIKILDEIEIAYNYMIEKGLKTKIIAITGTNGKSTTTVKISDLLNHAGYKAAYAGNIGRSFSEVLLKEKDLDFISLELSSFQLENIENFKPYISMIINMGPDHIERYKSLDDYYDTKFNITKNQTEDSYFIENIDDVEIEKRAKQIKAKRISVSKSKKADIYIENDRICQGENSIIDVDKLSLKGIHNLENTLFMVATAEILKIDREKLKEFLMIATPLEHRTELFFNYGKVKFINDSKATNVDSTKFAIQANKNSILICGGYDKRVDLTPLAEMIKENIKEVYLIGVIADKIESELKKIGYEDGKIHKLVNLENSLQDMKKRFTEESDEVILLSPATSSYDQFNSFEHRGKVFKELVLKIFG
- the mraY gene encoding phospho-N-acetylmuramoyl-pentapeptide-transferase yields the protein MLYFLAEHFAKLEFLKSIYLRAFLGFVISFCIVLFVGKPFIKYLKVKKFGEEIRDDGPSSHFSKKGTPTMGGVLIIAAVLLTSLFINDLTNRLILLVLLSTIMFAAIGFIDDYRKFTVSKKGLAGKKKLLFQGIIGLVIWAYLYFVGFTGRPMIDLALINPISAHPYYIGAIGMFFLIQIVLMGTSNAVNITDGLDGLAIMPMIICSTILGVIAYFTGHTELSSHLHLFYTIGSGELSVFLAAVTGAGLGFLWYNCYPAQIFMGDTGSLTLGGILGVIAIILKQELMLPIIGFIFVLEALSVILQVGSFKLRGKRIFKMAPIHHHFELMGIPESKVTMRFWIGTLIFGIIALGTIKMRGIL